AAAGCATGTTCTTCCAGCTTTTCCTGCTCGAGCACTTCCCTAAAGTCATCATCTGAGATGACATTAACCTGGTGCCTCTCACTTTCCATAGCTTTCCCTTTGAATAGggcttcttgcttcttcacAGCTTCTGCAGTCTGAGAAACTTGGGCGTCTAGCATCATGACATGGGCATTTAAGGTTTCAAGTTTTCCATTCAGCTCTTTGTAGAGAACATCCAACCTCAGATTTAAGTATGCACTCTTCTTCTGCTGAATTTTCAGGATCTTCTCTATCATAGATTCCATCTTTTCTATATAGCTCTGATCCTCATTCTTCTCTACAGCATGTTCTATCAACGAGACTTCATGTACAGAACCAATCTCAGCCTCAACGATCTTGTCACTATCCATTGCAGCTGATTTTATCCTGTGCATATCCAGATTTTTGGAACTCTTGCTAGACATCAAGTTCTCAATCAGTCTCTTAGGTTCCTCTGGGGTCCTTGTCTCGAAGTTTCCTTCGCTTGCAGTATCCAACATCACATGACATCACACATCAATACCCTTGCAGAATTTCTTCAACAGCTGAATCTCCGTAAAACCATGATGTGGACAGTCCCTTTGATATCTACTAAACCTTTTCCAAGAGCTTTTGAAAGTTTCTGTAGGTCCCTGAGAGAATGTCCAAATTTTATCTCTCATCTCTTCAGCCCTTACATCATCTAAAAATTCAGTCATAAACGCAGTCCTGACATCATTCTATGtagtgagagatcctggtggtaggcTTCTCAGCCAATTTTTAGCATTCCCAGAGAGAGAATATTTGAACAGTTTGCAGAAGATGAGTCTTTGGTTGCTTCATCCTCCTGGATGCCAGACACAAAGTCTTCGAGTGTCTCAATATGGTCCAGAGGATTTTCATCAGGAAGACCACGATAAGGGTGCTGACCCACATCAGAGAAGTGTGTGTGGTGTATCTGAAATCCCTGGATTTCTAGAGGTCGAATCGCAGAcctgttggtgtagaactgacTAAGCCTAGTCAAATCTGCTAACGATCTCTGAAGAGGAACTTTATCCTCGGCGGCAGAATATGGCTCAAGGATTGCAGTCCCTTGTCCATCTATcttctgacctgctgcattacacaGATGACCTCCAGGttcatgcaggtctccattctTATCCCTCTGTAGCACTAGAGTCGCGACCATGTCTGCTCGCGgattggtatcgatcgatgttcgagtTGAACTGTTGATCGTTGCTCTGTCAcaggtgtcgatcgacatagtagaggtggtgtcgatcgacgtagtAGAGGTGGTGTCGTTCGATGATGCGCGGTTCTCTTTGCGGATCGAGCGTTCCAAACGTGCTGGGTTTGAGAAGAAAAGTAATTCCTCCTTGCTGCTTCTGGTACTGAtaggcatgtacctgaaagACAAGAATAAAAATTATGTAAGTAACTATGACAGTAAATAAGACCTAGACTAAACCTATTAATCAagtctaatggcgatcaaagctccccggcaatggcaccaaatttgatatcactcaaattacccaaAGGAGTGATCTTACTctttcaaataagaggtcgagttgtagtacttagggatcaaatccacagagagCTATGGCACACAATAGACTATAGAAATCAAGATTTATCTAGGCAAACAGATTATAAAACAGTAAATAAATGAGAGCAAGGTGAACAAAGTATTTGTTCGATTGGTTGATTGGGGTGGTAAACAATTAAGAGAAATAGTTAAACCtagggatttatcaatcaagatATTCAATACTACAATCAAGGATACTAAGGGTTTTATAGATTCAATTCTAGAACTAGATTTTAATAAGTAGCAATCCAGCTCTCGCATGCAATTGCTAATCAGCTGTCTAAGTCCTGTGTTCCAGCTTCCACGTGCGAATCAAGAgcgagcatcgatcgatgctatggccagagcgtcgatcgatgcttcttcaGACAATCGTTATCACACAGATCAGTAATGTTCAATTAGCTCTAGACCAAATCTCGTATGCGCCTAGATAACTAGTCCACTCAGAGTTCAGGTTCCGTTAATCAATTGCActttcgtgcctctcaattatcctatgattctaggttcaaacaatCAGTCACATTATCGTGCTTTTCTAACTATtccagatcctagtattacaagctACCCTGGTGTAGAAATCAGTAAACAAATCCTAGCAATCCTAACAGATTATCAATATGACATTAAGCTCATGGaatccctaaacctaacaagatgaattactcagacatgcaagcaataacacaaatcatagtatgaataatataatagataagaaatcaatgataaaaccaatggagttccaatcaatctctgaaggagaattgatcttatctccaaacctaagTGAAAACAATAGAATATGATAATAGAAAGtgtgtagccgtcaacaatggcttaaaaatacataaatatggttTCTGGTTGTctaagggtattttggtaacttggtgtggcttctgggcttcaAACGGTCTTGAAATACGCTTGGCCTacgttctggcatcactgtctaTCGACACCAATGCTATGTCATCGaacgacagtccttcatctcctcgacagcttcctctcgcgaggcagactaaCCACTGTTCAGTAAAATgagcataacttctgctacatgatgctgattgacctcaaactggcgccattggaaagctaacgcAAAGgtatatcttgtgtcaaaagatgggatcaatctaacggtggaaagatctccatccatagcttgacatctgacgcgtctgtgcagctctgcactcaaaaggctccaaaagacaccaaaatcatcactttcctccaaatcatccCTAAACCGGTAAAttctctaaatagactctatatagtagtaaatatatattaaaacacttatagaccatggctaaaagtgggttaaatccatggtctatcattTCTCTCATAGCATTATGTGCTTTACGAGCTCTAATAGCGGCATGGAAAGTTTTGTTATTAAGATCTCCAACTTCCAGCCAGTGTAGTTTAGCTTTTTTGCTTCACATGTTCTTCATCTAAACCAGCCACATAAATCTATTTTTCATAAGATTCAGCGTCCTCATGAACACTAACATCAGTAGGTTGTACCAAAGTATTTTTCTGCTTCTCACATAGAGTACCATAAGCTTCCTGAACTCTCTTCGTAAGATTACCCAACTGCTCTCTATCCAATTCTCGAATAAGTGGCTTCAGATTTTTAAGCTTCTTTGAGAACCTAAACATGGCAGAGATAGAATGAGATAGAACATATGTTGACTACCAATACTCCTTTATCATAGGGGTAAAACTTGGTAAGCTGCCAATAGCATTCACAAACTTAAACGGTCTTCAAATTTTTTCACTTGGCGGCAACAGCTGAAACTTGCACCTCAAGTGATCAGAGCAACCCCATGGCTCAAACGTTGCAAAACCATTGGGAAATCTGTTAAGGGCGACATTATTCATCAGCACTCTGTCTAGCTTCTTGCAAATCACACCTTGCTCCCTTTTGTTACACCAGGTGTGAAGCGGTCCCTGATAATCCATATCTGATAAATTACATTGCAGAACCATCCTTTGTAAGTCTCTCATTCCACTCAGTGGCCTGCCCAAATTTGTGAAACCAGTACTCTCTTCCCCTTCAAGTATCTTGTTGAATTCTCCCATCAATATCCAAGCTTTGTTCCTGAACATGGGTGAAGAATGATGATCACATAGATCACCCCATAAAACCTTTCTCTCCTCTGCCCCATTACTCGCATAAATAAACGTACAAAAGAAATTCTCCTCATTTTGCACCCCTACTGAGCAAGTAATAATCTGATCTGACTTGTATACCGGAATCATGCGAACTGACTCTCTCCAAACTAACCAGATTCGACCTCCTTGACTGTGTTCATAGTTCGTCATTGCTGACCAATCTCTAAACACCGAATTCAAAATTTTCCCAGCTTTACTTTcttttacccttgtttccaacACACATCCAAATAACGAATCACTTTTCCTTAACTACTCTTTGACGACggaatatttcaaaattttgttgaaTCCGCGCACATTCCAAAAAAACCCGCCATATTAGTTTTTAAATCGAGAAGACCTTTTACTCTTGACTGGATTAGCAGCCCAAGCCATAGTCTTCTGACCTTTCTTCCTTCCCCTCTTTACCACTGATTTTTTCTTGCCTTTACTTCGGACCAACAAACCATCCTCtatatcatcttcaaaatccTCCAATTTCTCACCAACATCTATATCTTCGAACTCATTATCTTGCTCCTTCCCCACTATTTCACCTTCCTCTTATTCATTTAAACTCAACATAGAAAACTTTGAAGCAGAGATCTGAATTCCAGAATCATTTCGCTGCGGAGTATTTGTTTGTGATCTACCAGACTTCCCCGGAGATACTTGTGCCCAAGCCACATCAGTATCACCATTTTCATCTTTTGTTCTTGTACCCATTTCTAATGCCTCATCTCTATAGGTTGAAGTTTCCCCTGAAATCTCAGTCCTGCTCACCTCACTTATCTCTTTATGCACCTCCTCtttttcctctatatttttctTCACTTCTTTAAAGTTTGATCTTATGATAACCTTCTTTTCTTTGTCCTTCCCCTTCAAAACACACACTTTCTCACTATATGACcccatttattacaatgcttgcACTTTGAAGGAAGCCACGGGTAGTGAAACTCCACCAAAAACTCTTCTCCATCTTTTGAAAAATCCATTTCCTTCAGCAATGCTTTCGAGACATCCACATTAACAAAGACCTTGGCAACTTCAAAACTCGTACAAGCAATCGTCTCTGGATAGAGCTTAACTGGACAACCCACATGACTCGCTATCAGACTAAGGCCTTcacaaaaaaacatatgcaGCGGGACCTTTGTTAAGTGAATCCACATGGGTATCGATTCCTCCTCAtgtttctctttctcctttcttAGAGTCCATTTTATGACTACCATTGGAACTCCCACAATATTCTATATACCACGCCGAAGGATCTTCTCACGAGCTTTTTGATCTGAGATTTTAAAACTCATAGTTGTGGCATTCACTTCATAGACCTCCACCTTTGACGACAAATCACCATATTTCCAAATTTTGTTTAACACCATATGAACCTTTGTAACATGAGGAGCAAGATCCAAAAACTTTCCAACTAGAAATCATCCCATAACAGAGTCGAATCGGTGATCACCTCATCTGGAATCTCCACCGTTTGCTTACCCCCCTTTGTAACAATCTCGACGTCGTACTTCTTCAGAGACTTCTTATCTTGAGCTACCGATATCCAACTTTGGTCTAATTTCTTCTCAATCTGAACCCCAACACCAAGCGCATACTTTTCCCCCGATCCTCCTCCCAAGGACACCGATAAATCCAGCGGATCGCCGACTCTATCAAAGAAAGTAATCCGGACGCCGTCACACTCAAAATCGCCTTATTGTTCTCTCATCAAAACGTAGCGTTTACTTCTTAGTTATTTTTACCCGATGGGTATTATTAagtataatgtgtttaattaataatataaatcacCCTATATATACGAATGTGAAACGAAGGTGAGAAGGTGCTAAATCAGGAAACAAATTAACATTAATCTTGATTATCTAGCAAGCAAGCTTATTCCATGTTACTAACAAAGCTAAACTTAAGAATCTACTAGCTTCACCAGATTTAAAGTTTTGCACAAGACTAATGAGTCATTTTGGAAACATAACACTATCAAATCCAAGTTCTTCTTAGTACAAATGATTCTCCGGTTTAAAAGCATGTACTCCACTTGTTGCTTCTTGTTCCACCCAATCTAGCCATGATCAGGAAAACACTGCAACATTGGTGTAAGCTGAAAAGACGGCTCAGTTGCTCTTTTGGCATGAGAGAGAACTCCCACAATGTTATCTTCCGGTTAAGTTAGGCGTAGGATTGTGCCATGTAGTCCCCAACCAGCCTTTGGAGAAGCTTTAGTTCGCCATGGGCTTTTGTATTCAGGTGAATCAAAACATTTTTGGATCTTCACTCGGACCTTCTCATAACCATTTTCTTACACCAATCCAACGTTTTAGATAACCTTGCCCCGACGATCTCCACTATAGACCGTTTCCTTCTCCTTTCATCTTCAAGATCAAGAGTTCGGTACGCTAGTGTAAGCAAGTAGATACCAGGGTGCAGTCTCCTGGAGAAGGCAAAAATCAATGAATAAGTCAGAGACTACTTTTACCATACAAACACTTGAACTGTATATTAATGGCCTTACCCATCTAGTGTAGTGCCCACTTCAAGTCCATCCCAGAATCTTTGCGCCAGGACTGTTCTGCCCTTTTTATCTTTTCCATAAGTTTCAACATACCAACCTCCAACATCATGCAACCCACAACGTGGCTCAAACAACCAAAACCTGTTTCCATATTCACACAATCACTACCGTAGCATATAATACTAGATCATTGCATAAAAAGCTATTTGACATACTTGCTTGGTGGTAGTTTTGCTCTACTGCATCTACACTCGCAAATAGAAACCTTCTCCCCAATCTTGTACCAGTGCAAATGCCTCACCTGTAGAGTGTCAATAACAGATTCTAAGACACATAACAAGGCTAATCTAAATATGCACCACATAACAATGTTCCCAAAACATACATAAAAGCTAAAAGATCATATGAGTCACAAACCAGAAATGTTCTGTGTTTCATAATCACATGAGTCTTGACACCATTCCCATCATAGACATAGCATGACCCTTCATCTGGACTTGTCCCAAGACCACTTATAGTTCCAACAAGAAGCTTGGCTCCTCCACTTTCATTCCCCGGAGAAGATTCATTGCCATGACTAGATCCTTCCTCTGAATTGAGGAAAACGTGTATCTGATCATGATCACCTTCATTTTGTTTTGGAGGAACTCTAATAGCTGTAGCAACAACTCTTCCAGATACATGAAGCTGAATATCTTTATACGCATCCGAAACATGGTTTTGCTTTCTGGAGGATTGTATATGAGATATCATGTCATGGTTCCCTGAATCCATAAACGACGATGACGAAGCCAGTTTCTTGGAGCAGGCAGAAGACAGCTCGAGGAAGCTATCAACCAAGCAGACCATACCGAAAAGATCCCGTCCTGAAACCAAGTGCAAGACCTCTCTCGTGTCGTACACAGACCTTTCCTCGGCTTCGAAACAATCAGGAAGAAGCTCCACAGACTCTACGTCAGGTCCAAAGTACGCAGCTCGAATAGCTGAGTAAAAATCTTCTTCCAGTTCATCTAAGTAGCCTGTACCGTTAGCTGCAACTCTCTTCTCTATAACTATGTCATGTATTGCTTCTCTGTACCACTTTAGCCACTCAACCACTTCCATCTCCTCGCTCAATGTCAACCCCGCTTTATACTTGTAAATCATGTATCCTTGTGTAGATTTTTTCGTCACTACCATTCTCCTGGAGAGGAGATACCTATCATAGTGTGCTCTCCTTTCAGAATCTGAAAGAATCTGCATCGTCACCAGAAATCATATTTATTCATCAGACCCTTCACAAAAGTATGAACCTTTACAAACAGATCATTCATCATTAGACCCTTCCCTCAAGTTATAACATTTACAAAAGCCTGAAgctttacaaaaatataattcattaGACTCTTCACTCAAGCTATATACAAAAGCTTGAACCTTTACAAACATATCATTCCCTACACCTTTCTTTTTTGAATACCAGAACGTTCGGAGCCCAAGCCCGTAATCTCCGGGTCCAAAACCACAACATGTAATAAATATTAGTTTAGTCTCAGCTGTTTTTCGAACCAGAAACCTTTGACACAATAGCCAGAATGCTTTCCAGTTGAGCTAACAATCTCTGATACAATGGCCAGAGTCTTCACTAGACACTACACTAAAGCTATAAGCCTATAACTATAACTATCACTCAAGCTATAACTATCACAAAAGCCTGAACCTTTATAATCATATCATTATTCGTCAAACACTTCACTCAAGCTATGACTACCAAAAAAGTTTGAACCTTTACAAACATATCATTCATTACACACTTAACTAAAGCTATAAGCTTATAACTATCACAAAAGCATGAACCTTTACAATCATATCATTCATCAAACACTTCACTCAAGCTATAACTATCACAAAAGCCTGAACCTTTATAATCATATCATTCATCAGACCCTTCGCACTCAAGCTATAACTATCTCTAAAGCATGAACCTTTACAATCACATCATTCACTAGACATTTCACTACCATTCACCGAAGCTTCTTTGTACCTCATAAGCAGCGAGAATCTGAACGAAACGTAGCGAAGTAGATGAATCCTTCTTCGCTCCGATCAGGTCTGGATGAGTCTCCTTGGCGAGTCTTCGAAACGACGCCTTGATCTCTGCGATCGAGCTGGATTCGGAGACGCTCAAGATATCGTAGGCGTTCTCCACCGGAAACTCGGCCCGATTCGACTCAGCCTCGCCACTGAGAAGCCGAGTTCTTCCTTGACTCGGGTTTAAGAGAAACCGCGACGGTTCGCGGAAGTAATTCAGGTGAACCGGGATCGATGCGCCAAAACGCCGTCGTATTAGACCGGCGAGAATCGACATCTCGTTCTCATTTGGACAGGACACTACTCAGGTCGGAACGATAATTGGCACGCTGGGGACACGTGGGATGTAGCTTTCCCGCCACGTCATTATGATCTCACAATTGCTCGGTCAACGGTAGAAACGGCCACGTCTTTAATGAGATGAGCAAAATTCAATTAAATGGGCCTAACATTAATAATGGGCCTGGTCCCTCACGGATATCGACACTTAAATGATGAGGCAGTGGATGTGATACGTGGCCGCATTCTCACCGTTCCTTCCAGCTAACAAGAACCAtgcatttttttggttttcaagaGCATCAACAAGGCGGGATCTTAAAGCTGCCtcttagaaaaataataatttaaaatcacGCGGGATTCACCATTATCTTTAGGGCTGCTTCTTCTACCTCTTCCGTAAAATGCGAGTTTGGGAAGATTTTGCCACTTTTCGTGGGCTCCACTGACACGTGACGGCCTGcgattggtttatttttttattttttaaatcagacaaaataaaaaaaataaaaaagaactcCTAAGAGCCCTTTACCGTTGTTGATGGTCTAATTAacctaattattattttgtagtaTAAATAATCCAATATTTTGATCGTTTTAAATGGTCATTTTACTCTAAGAATATATGTATTGCATCCATCTATTTCTTTAGAACATTTCGAACCCTATTCcataatttactgcaaaatATAATAGACAATTGAgcgatgaacaaacaaaaaaatccttttactccattttgtttGTAAATTACGAAGTCACTCCTTTTATTGTTGTAACTACGCCATCTgagattaattattttgaaatagtATTGTTTCAACATATCACAAACTTACATGGGAACATTGCATTTTCTTTTCACAGCCGTGTCCACACGTATCTAAAACCCCGTCATGTTGGATTATTCGGGACTGATATTTATCACgtattgaaaacaaaattatcaATATCTTTATGAAACTGAGTTGATACTTGTACTTCTTTTTAACCAATTGATTTGTTACTTCTCAAACATATAAAACAaagatcttctttttttggtcaaaactcAAAAGCAAAGATCTTTGTATAATTGTATCTAGTAAGTATATGTTGTTTGACAATAAAAAAGTTAAGTATATGTCAAGTTTGCTGAGCAGGAAAAAATATGTGGTTTCTATAGGTTACATTTATTGCAGCCTCAATACATGCCAAGTTAAGATTTGACTATACAACAAATGTTGTTGAAgaattaaaagttttttttttttttttgtaacttgagaattataagttttttactagctttttaaacaaattttcaattaccgaaattatatttttacatgtttttGGCCGTTACAACTAACTAGCttgtattatctttttttttttcttaaattagaaaataagataGCCACCACTTACCACAGAGAGGCATCTTTAATAGAAGGAAACAAGAGAAGTTCTCtgtatctagagagagaaagatgggTGTAGTCGAGGAAGCTCACAACGTGAAGGTGATTGGCACAGGAAACCAAGCAACAATCGTCTTAGGTCACGGATTCGGCACGGACCAGTCAGTATGGAAACACCTGGTCCCACATCTGCTCGAAGATTACCGCATCGTTCTCTACGACAACATGGGAGCCGGTACAACTAACCCTGACTACTTTGACTTCGATCGTTACTCAACTCTCGAAGGATACTCCTTTGATTTGATCGCAATATTGGAAGATCTTCAAATTGAGTCTTGTATCTTTGTTGGTCACTCTGTTTCCGCCATGGTTGGTCTCTTGGCTTCTCTTAACCGACCTGATCTCTTCTCCAAAATTGTCATGATCTCTGCTTCCCCAAGGTATGATTATTACAGTTTCTCCATCTCTGTTCCGAGTTCTTTTGCTTCTATGTCTCGGTTTCCGACCAAAGTACATATATTTTCCTTCTCTTGTCTGAATTatcatatttctaaaaaataaagtaTTAAATTCGAAGATTTAccctcaaaataaaaaaatgaagttttgTAAATTGTATGAACATATATGTTCCTTCTCTTGTCTGAAatcatatttctaaaataaagtatttaatttaaatattatcctcaaaattgttttttatagtGTAAATTGTATGAACATAGGCGTTCCTTCTCTTGTCTGAATTATCATATTTCTAAAT
The window above is part of the Brassica napus cultivar Da-Ae chromosome C3, Da-Ae, whole genome shotgun sequence genome. Proteins encoded here:
- the LOC111204713 gene encoding uncharacterized protein LOC111204713, which translates into the protein MSILAGLIRRRFGASIPVHLNYFREPSRFLLNPSQGRTRLLSGEAESNRAEFPVENAYDILSVSESSSIAEIKASFRRLAKETHPDLIGAKKDSSTSLRFVQILAAYEILSDSERRAHYDRYLLSRRMVVTKKSTQGYMIYKYKAGLTLSEEMEVVEWLKWYREAIHDIVIEKRVAANGTGYLDELEEDFYSAIRAAYFGPDVESVELLPDCFEAEERSVYDTREVLHLVSGRDLFGMVCLVDSFLELSSACSKKLASSSSFMDSGNHDMISHIQSSRKQNHVSDAYKDIQLHVSGRVVATAIRVPPKQNEGDHDQIHVFLNSEEGSSHGNESSPGNESGGAKLLVGTISGLGTSPDEGSCYVYDGNGVKTHVIMKHRTFLVRHLHWYKIGEKVSICECRCSRAKLPPSKFWLFEPRCGLHDVGGWYVETYGKDKKGRTVLAQRFWDGLEVGTTLDGRLHPGIYLLTLAYRTLDLEDERRRKRSIVEIVGARLSKTLDWCKKMVMRRSE